A single window of Usitatibacter rugosus DNA harbors:
- a CDS encoding OPT family oligopeptide transporter: MALQQITDEQIRTWTRDQKDRWWLENVFRGDMAQLTIRSAITGFFLGGVLAATALYIAAKTGITIGVGLTSVILAFAIYKLMAQANISQDFTILENNCTQSIATAAGYMVTPLASSLAAYMLVTGTVIPGLHMMVWMIVCSVLGVLLAFPLKRRFINDDQLPFPEGRAAGVVLDALYTGAEKAGLFKAKLLAYTALLAGAYQAIISDGWMRIVQFSKDPWVFHERLDSYYYAAAAKFGWGIPTILGTDIRQLGLRLTLDVAMLGVGGLMGMAVATSVLLGMLINFTVLAPIMIQAGEIAVRIGPTGQPVPISRIEIVNQWSLWWGVTMMVVGSLVSLLGRPEIFTSFFRRKSRAAGESGKHDVLKHIEFPLWISAIGVPVFSVLGAAVTHYFFGVPWLLAFISLPLIFVLSIICANSMALTSWTPTGALSKITQFSMGAIDRTNPASNLIPAGMTGEIASNASNLLSDIKPGYMLGAKPRQQAVGHVIGILSGALFCVPLFFLLFLPPDASGNRSVEKMVSDNFAFPAALQWKGVAELIAKGIGSLPHSAVVSMIVAACAAAAIEIAKIVTKGRFPLSAVSIGLGVVLPPEATFAMWVGALMFWLMGRKHKEKGTRGHEFWVEGMEPICAGLISGAALVGIGNAIVNVLV; the protein is encoded by the coding sequence ATGGCGCTGCAGCAAATCACCGACGAGCAGATCCGCACCTGGACCCGCGACCAGAAGGACCGCTGGTGGCTGGAAAACGTGTTCCGCGGCGACATGGCGCAGCTCACGATCCGCTCCGCGATCACGGGCTTCTTCCTGGGGGGCGTGCTGGCGGCCACGGCGCTCTATATCGCGGCGAAGACCGGCATCACCATCGGCGTGGGCCTCACCTCCGTGATCCTCGCCTTCGCGATCTACAAGCTGATGGCGCAGGCGAACATCTCGCAGGACTTCACGATCCTCGAGAACAACTGCACGCAGTCGATCGCCACCGCCGCGGGCTACATGGTGACCCCGCTCGCCTCCAGCCTCGCCGCCTACATGCTGGTCACCGGCACGGTCATCCCCGGCTTGCACATGATGGTGTGGATGATCGTGTGCTCCGTGCTGGGCGTGCTGCTCGCCTTCCCGTTGAAGCGCCGCTTCATCAACGACGACCAGCTCCCCTTCCCCGAGGGCCGCGCCGCGGGCGTGGTGCTCGATGCGCTGTACACCGGCGCCGAGAAGGCGGGCCTGTTCAAGGCGAAGCTGCTCGCCTACACCGCGCTCCTCGCCGGCGCCTACCAGGCGATCATCTCCGACGGCTGGATGCGGATCGTGCAGTTCTCCAAGGACCCGTGGGTCTTCCACGAGCGCCTCGACAGCTACTACTACGCCGCCGCCGCGAAATTCGGCTGGGGCATCCCGACGATCCTCGGCACCGACATCCGCCAGCTCGGGCTTCGACTCACGCTCGACGTGGCGATGCTGGGCGTGGGCGGCCTCATGGGCATGGCCGTGGCCACGAGCGTGCTGCTCGGGATGCTGATCAACTTCACGGTGCTGGCACCGATCATGATCCAGGCCGGCGAGATTGCCGTGCGCATCGGGCCCACCGGCCAGCCGGTACCGATCAGCCGCATCGAGATCGTGAACCAGTGGTCGCTCTGGTGGGGTGTCACGATGATGGTCGTGGGCTCGCTCGTGAGCCTGCTCGGCCGCCCGGAGATCTTCACCAGCTTCTTCAGGCGCAAGTCCCGCGCGGCGGGCGAGAGCGGCAAGCACGACGTGCTGAAGCACATCGAGTTCCCGCTGTGGATCTCCGCGATCGGCGTGCCGGTGTTCAGCGTCCTGGGTGCGGCGGTGACGCACTACTTCTTCGGCGTGCCGTGGCTGCTCGCGTTCATCTCGCTGCCGCTGATCTTCGTGCTCTCGATCATCTGCGCCAACTCGATGGCGCTCACGTCGTGGACGCCCACGGGTGCGCTCTCGAAGATCACGCAGTTCTCGATGGGCGCCATCGACCGGACCAACCCGGCCTCGAACCTGATTCCCGCCGGCATGACCGGGGAGATCGCGTCCAACGCGTCGAACCTGCTCTCCGACATCAAGCCGGGCTACATGCTCGGCGCCAAGCCGCGCCAGCAGGCGGTGGGCCATGTGATCGGCATCCTCTCGGGGGCGCTCTTCTGCGTGCCGCTCTTCTTCCTGCTCTTCCTGCCGCCCGACGCGTCCGGCAACCGCTCCGTCGAGAAGATGGTCTCCGACAACTTCGCGTTCCCCGCGGCGCTCCAGTGGAAAGGCGTCGCGGAGCTGATCGCGAAAGGCATCGGCTCGCTCCCCCACTCCGCGGTCGTGTCGATGATCGTCGCGGCCTGCGCGGCCGCCGCCATCGAGATCGCGAAGATCGTGACCAAGGGCCGCTTCCCGCTCTCCGCCGTCTCGATCGGCCTGGGCGTGGTGCTGCCGCCGGAAGCGACGTTCGCCATGTGGGTCGGCGCGCTGATGTTCTGGCTGATGGGCCGCAAGCACAAGGAAAAAGGAACCCGGGGCCACGAGTTCTGGGTGGAAGGCATGGAGCCCATCTGCGCGGGCCTCATCTCCGGTGCCGCGCTGGTCGGCATCGGCAACGCCATCGTCAACGTGCTGGTATGA
- a CDS encoding AI-2E family transporter: MPAGRLQQISYGLAGGVLVFVLYFHLLPALLAGLLVYELAHIGGRLLERRLSSQRAKLLVIALLAIAVAGLVAGAIMAIVALLRDENSLAALAAKMAEVLESSRRMLPAPVIESLPESVDDIKDVAVAWLREHAQSLQGYGKDAGVAAAHMLVGIVIGAMVAMRHATQAAPLAPLTAALAERCAHFAEAFRRVVFAQVTISALNTVFTAAYILVVLPLFGIHLPLAKTMVVVTFVAGLLPVLGNLISNTVIVVLSLAHSPQMAVASLIFLVVIHKLEYFLNARIVGSRISAQAWELLLAMLAMEAAFGIPGVVAAPIYYAYVKRELAAAGLA; this comes from the coding sequence ATGCCGGCCGGGCGACTGCAGCAAATCTCGTATGGGCTGGCCGGGGGCGTGCTCGTCTTCGTCCTGTATTTCCACCTGCTGCCGGCGCTGCTGGCCGGGCTCCTGGTCTACGAGCTCGCGCACATCGGCGGGCGGCTGCTCGAGCGGCGGCTCTCCAGCCAGCGCGCGAAGCTGCTGGTGATCGCGCTGCTCGCGATCGCGGTGGCGGGGCTGGTGGCCGGCGCGATCATGGCGATCGTGGCGCTCCTGCGCGACGAGAACAGCCTCGCGGCGCTCGCCGCCAAGATGGCGGAGGTCCTCGAGAGCTCGCGGCGGATGCTGCCGGCCCCGGTGATCGAGTCATTGCCCGAGAGCGTGGACGACATCAAGGATGTCGCGGTCGCGTGGCTGCGCGAGCACGCCCAATCGCTGCAGGGCTACGGCAAGGACGCCGGCGTGGCCGCGGCGCACATGCTGGTGGGCATCGTGATCGGCGCGATGGTGGCCATGCGCCACGCGACGCAGGCGGCACCGCTGGCCCCGCTCACCGCCGCGCTTGCCGAGCGCTGCGCGCATTTCGCCGAAGCCTTCCGGCGTGTCGTGTTCGCGCAGGTGACGATCTCGGCGCTGAACACCGTATTCACCGCCGCCTACATCCTGGTGGTGCTGCCGCTGTTCGGCATCCACCTGCCGCTCGCGAAGACGATGGTGGTGGTGACCTTCGTGGCCGGCCTGCTGCCGGTGCTGGGCAACCTCATCTCGAACACGGTGATCGTGGTGTTGAGCCTCGCGCACTCGCCGCAGATGGCGGTGGCCTCGCTCATCTTCCTGGTCGTGATCCACAAGCTCGAGTACTTCCTCAACGCCCGCATCGTGGGGTCACGCATCTCGGCGCAGGCGTGGGAGCTCCTGCTCGCCATGCTCGCGATGGAGGCCGCCTTCGGCATCCCGGGCGTGGTCGCCGCGCCGATCTACTACGCGTACGTGAAGCGCGAGCTCGCCGCGGCAGGGCTCGCGTAG
- a CDS encoding amidohydrolase family protein, with product MGSRAYDTHAHVWHGPLRLIEGARHRPTHDAPVDAFIAHLDRHALGGGLLIQPSFLGTDNSLMLEAVRRYPHRLKAVAVVNPAIDAAALDALAKDNVVGVRYNLIGLPLPDFASGPYPEFHRELARRRWHVELHRESGDLPRLLHTLVAQGVRIAVDHFGRCYSPDDAGFRHLLGLGPSGNVWVKVSGAYRCGGDATGTALTQRLLDAFAPDRLLWGSDWPHTQHESLATYDSTYALFERSIPDAAVRKRILEEAPAALFGDT from the coding sequence GTGGGTTCACGTGCCTACGACACGCATGCGCATGTCTGGCACGGACCGCTGCGGCTGATCGAAGGCGCGCGGCACCGTCCCACGCACGACGCGCCGGTCGACGCCTTCATCGCCCACCTCGATCGCCATGCGCTGGGCGGTGGCCTCCTGATCCAGCCGAGCTTCCTCGGCACCGACAACTCGCTGATGCTGGAAGCCGTGCGGCGCTACCCGCACCGCCTGAAGGCGGTGGCCGTGGTGAATCCGGCGATCGATGCCGCGGCGCTCGACGCGCTCGCGAAGGACAACGTGGTCGGCGTGCGCTACAACCTGATCGGCCTGCCGCTGCCGGACTTCGCTTCGGGTCCGTATCCGGAATTCCACCGCGAGCTCGCGCGCCGCCGCTGGCACGTGGAGCTGCATCGCGAGTCGGGCGACCTGCCGCGCCTGCTCCACACACTGGTCGCGCAGGGCGTGCGCATCGCCGTCGATCACTTCGGCCGCTGCTACTCGCCCGATGACGCGGGGTTCCGGCATCTGCTCGGCCTGGGCCCGAGCGGCAACGTCTGGGTGAAGGTGTCGGGGGCATACCGGTGCGGTGGCGATGCGACCGGAACGGCGCTCACGCAACGGCTGCTCGACGCTTTTGCTCCCGATCGCCTGCTCTGGGGCAGCGATTGGCCGCACACCCAGCACGAGTCCCTCGCCACGTACGACTCGACGTACGCGCTCTTCGAGCGCAGCATCCCCGACGCGGCCGTCCGCAAGCGCATCCTCGAGGAGGCGCCGGCCGCGCTCTTCGGGGACACCTGA
- a CDS encoding Bug family tripartite tricarboxylate transporter substrate binding protein, which yields MLRAACFAFVTFAAVGAQAQVVKIIVPTPPGGGTDGFFRVVGKEAEPFLQQNVMVENVPGAGGTIGVAKLTNSKPDGLTLAGIWSSPLTATPHTLKATPYSTTDYIPVIELSHTPYVMCVDAKFPAASGADLVAELKKNPDKYTFGNDGIGGTGQLSAARVYKALGVKVRDVPFKGAGETLTNFLGGHVDIYVGSPAPILPSVASGKSKCLVVTSAERLPALPGAASLKDLGIPGEETMLWRAILVPKGTPPETVAKLEAAFEKAMSTPATKAYVEKAGEIVQIRKGAELRRMLETEYASLGAVAKGLNLQAQ from the coding sequence ATGCTTCGCGCCGCTTGCTTCGCGTTCGTCACGTTCGCCGCAGTCGGCGCCCAGGCCCAGGTCGTGAAGATCATCGTGCCGACGCCCCCGGGCGGCGGCACGGATGGGTTCTTCCGCGTGGTCGGCAAGGAAGCGGAGCCTTTCCTGCAGCAGAACGTCATGGTCGAGAACGTGCCCGGCGCCGGCGGCACGATCGGTGTGGCCAAGCTCACCAATTCCAAGCCCGACGGCCTCACCCTCGCGGGCATCTGGAGCAGCCCGCTCACCGCCACGCCGCACACGCTGAAGGCCACGCCGTACTCGACCACGGACTACATCCCCGTGATCGAGCTCTCGCATACGCCGTACGTGATGTGCGTGGATGCCAAGTTCCCGGCGGCGAGCGGCGCCGACCTCGTCGCCGAGCTGAAGAAGAACCCGGACAAGTACACCTTCGGCAACGACGGCATCGGGGGCACGGGCCAGCTCTCGGCCGCGCGCGTCTACAAGGCGCTTGGCGTGAAGGTGCGCGACGTGCCGTTCAAGGGTGCCGGCGAGACGCTCACCAACTTCCTCGGCGGCCACGTGGACATCTACGTGGGCTCGCCCGCGCCGATCCTGCCGTCGGTCGCGAGCGGCAAGTCGAAATGCCTCGTGGTGACTTCGGCCGAGCGCCTTCCCGCGTTGCCGGGTGCCGCGAGCCTGAAGGACCTTGGCATCCCGGGGGAAGAGACGATGCTCTGGCGCGCGATCCTCGTGCCGAAGGGGACGCCGCCCGAAACGGTCGCCAAGCTCGAGGCCGCGTTCGAGAAGGCGATGTCCACGCCGGCCACGAAGGCGTACGTGGAGAAGGCGGGCGAGATCGTGCAGATCCGCAAGGGCGCGGAGCTGCGCCGCATGCTCGAGACCGAGTACGCGTCGCTCGGAGCCGTCGCGAAGGGCCTGAACCTGCAGGCGCAGTAG
- a CDS encoding DUF4242 domain-containing protein, which produces MPRYLVERTFPEGLAIPINDVGARICASVVANNLAGGVTWIHSYVTPDRKKTYCIYDGPSPEAIRSVAEKNGLPVDRVEEVRVFDPYFHR; this is translated from the coding sequence ATGCCCCGCTATCTCGTCGAGCGAACCTTTCCCGAGGGCCTCGCCATCCCCATCAACGACGTGGGCGCCCGGATCTGCGCCTCGGTCGTCGCCAACAACCTGGCCGGCGGCGTCACGTGGATCCACTCCTACGTGACCCCCGACCGCAAGAAAACCTACTGCATCTACGACGGCCCCAGCCCGGAGGCCATCCGGAGTGTCGCCGAGAAAAACGGCCTGCCCGTGGACCGGGTCGAGGAGGTCCGGGTCTTCGATCCGTACTTCCACCGGTAA
- a CDS encoding sensor histidine kinase: MKTAVRTVARNSTAPGSRARPRALPEAEPAIVTLELRALEELNQLTSRLLAVADHRNRAPKKPSGARDDFSALVAHELPLMERQLEHMARILDDLATLSRLTEGKLPLARTRVRLADAVSAALEYARPVLAEGGHEVAVSLPTAAVFVHVDSKRLAQALGTLLVQASRRAGREDLLRISAVVEGAEVILTVRDHASRAPRAVASMFGIFPAVEGDAGAMASGLCVGLALVKALVDLHGGSVMAESIGAGRPTTFEVRLPILPD, from the coding sequence ATGAAGACCGCCGTCCGCACCGTTGCGCGTAATTCCACCGCTCCCGGTTCCCGGGCGCGCCCGCGCGCCCTGCCCGAGGCCGAGCCGGCGATCGTCACCCTGGAGCTGCGCGCCCTGGAGGAGCTGAACCAGCTCACCTCGCGCCTGCTCGCCGTCGCCGACCACCGCAACCGCGCCCCGAAGAAGCCCTCCGGCGCCCGCGACGACTTCAGCGCCCTGGTCGCCCACGAGCTGCCGCTGATGGAGCGCCAGCTCGAGCACATGGCGCGCATCCTCGACGACCTGGCCACGCTCTCCCGCCTCACCGAGGGCAAGCTCCCGCTGGCGCGCACGCGCGTGCGGCTCGCCGATGCCGTCTCGGCCGCCCTCGAATACGCGCGACCCGTCCTGGCCGAAGGCGGCCACGAGGTCGCCGTGTCGCTGCCGACGGCCGCCGTTTTCGTGCATGTGGATTCGAAGCGCCTCGCGCAGGCCCTGGGCACGCTGCTGGTCCAGGCGTCGCGCCGCGCGGGCCGCGAGGATCTCCTGCGCATCTCCGCGGTGGTCGAAGGCGCGGAGGTCATCCTCACCGTCCGCGACCATGCGTCACGGGCTCCCCGCGCCGTCGCGTCGATGTTCGGGATCTTCCCGGCCGTCGAAGGCGACGCCGGCGCCATGGCGAGCGGCCTCTGCGTCGGGCTGGCGCTGGTGAAAGCGTTGGTGGACCTGCACGGGGGCTCGGTCATGGCCGAGAGCATCGGCGCGGGACGCCCGACGACCTTCGAAGTCCGGCTGCCCATCCTCCCGGACTAG
- a CDS encoding trypsin-like serine peptidase — protein MGIRLSAFVALFTVSLLVQGAGVSGVTKPFDGGSPKRFEQLQLGAGPDAVLALPPLGAEAKSAIADLPFHQVGVSRRFEVESQPSIDASSLTWVAAAGGYASRIRVVSPGAVQLRVGLLFTAMPADLQVRAASASGGEVTRVDASDLFKLSGGTWPIEHWTNTSDGDVQVIELWSARKPLPQQLAFRVIDVSHGFSKALDFACHVDIACVSDPNVRTDGKGVARMRFVKDGSAFVCTGSLLNDNASSMTPLFATANHCISSSAVAATLESWFFYYPAVCGGTPASPTRLTGGATLLMADFDTDFTLLRLMNAAPAGAHFLGWDPSPLTVNSAVFGIHHPNGEAQRYMAGSVAASVRVTDSDTGLTFGQPFNRIAMSQGIIEGGSSGSPLLTGTGIFRGTLFGSPASNACGNTGNVASYSDFSKAYPLASTFLAGPNAADDHSDSAGSATLLRADARIVAQMNRDGDADWFRTTFASSGNWTIRSFSPSNGAPLDVIGEVYASDGLTRIVMSDDRSSSDRNFEMVIPVTPGTYLLKVTSHAGATGAYGVQSAFELPDDHGNTFSTATPLAPTGSAAGGLQSRTDQDWFRITFDGPGTFSVRSTGTTDMYGRLYRADGTSLIAENDDIVLGTEVNFQIGATVNGADTYYLQVTGFDGDVGTYGITTTFTAGTGVANYTDLWWNAAESGWGMNLNQQGETIFATVFTYAPDRRNMWLVASALARQPNGSFAGALYRATGPAFNAQPWGAYALTQVGTLSITFSGPDSGTLVYTVNGLTVSKVITRQRFGAAPLCTFTSAPRTGATNYQDLWWNPQEAGWGINLTHQGTIIFATLFTYAADGRDAWFVGDALKRQADGSFTGTLRRASGPAFNTVPWTPITLEDVGTMTLSFTNGTNGTLRYTVDGVVVVKQIEREVFGLQPSVCQ, from the coding sequence ATGGGAATTCGCCTCTCCGCCTTCGTCGCGCTCTTCACCGTCTCGCTGCTCGTCCAGGGCGCGGGCGTCTCGGGCGTCACGAAGCCGTTCGACGGCGGTAGCCCGAAGCGCTTCGAGCAACTCCAGTTGGGGGCGGGTCCGGACGCGGTCCTCGCGTTGCCGCCCCTGGGCGCGGAAGCCAAGAGCGCCATCGCCGATCTTCCCTTCCACCAAGTGGGCGTCTCGCGCCGCTTCGAGGTCGAGTCGCAGCCTTCGATCGATGCCTCGTCGCTCACGTGGGTTGCCGCCGCGGGCGGATACGCAAGCCGCATTCGGGTCGTGTCGCCCGGAGCCGTGCAACTACGCGTGGGCCTGCTCTTCACCGCCATGCCGGCCGACCTGCAGGTCCGTGCCGCGTCGGCGTCGGGCGGCGAAGTCACGCGCGTCGACGCATCCGATCTCTTCAAGCTCTCGGGCGGCACCTGGCCCATCGAGCACTGGACCAACACCAGCGACGGTGACGTCCAGGTGATCGAGCTCTGGAGCGCGCGGAAGCCCCTGCCGCAGCAGCTCGCCTTCCGCGTGATCGACGTCTCGCACGGCTTCAGCAAGGCCCTCGACTTCGCGTGCCACGTGGACATCGCGTGCGTCTCCGATCCCAACGTCCGCACGGACGGGAAGGGCGTCGCGCGCATGCGCTTCGTGAAGGACGGCAGCGCGTTCGTCTGCACGGGATCGCTGCTGAACGACAACGCGAGCTCCATGACGCCGCTCTTCGCGACGGCGAACCATTGCATCTCGAGCTCGGCGGTGGCGGCGACGCTGGAGTCGTGGTTCTTCTACTACCCGGCCGTGTGCGGCGGTACGCCGGCCTCGCCCACGCGCCTCACGGGCGGTGCCACGCTGCTGATGGCCGACTTCGACACGGACTTCACGTTGCTGCGTCTCATGAATGCGGCGCCCGCCGGCGCGCATTTCCTCGGATGGGATCCCAGCCCGCTCACGGTGAACTCCGCGGTCTTCGGCATCCACCATCCGAACGGCGAGGCGCAGCGCTACATGGCGGGCAGCGTCGCGGCGAGCGTGCGCGTGACCGATTCCGATACGGGCCTTACGTTCGGCCAGCCTTTCAACCGCATCGCGATGTCGCAGGGGATCATCGAGGGCGGCAGCAGCGGCTCGCCGCTGCTCACCGGTACCGGCATCTTCCGCGGCACGCTCTTCGGCAGCCCGGCCAGCAACGCGTGCGGCAACACGGGCAACGTCGCGTCGTATTCGGACTTCTCCAAGGCCTATCCGCTCGCCTCGACGTTCCTCGCCGGCCCCAACGCGGCCGATGACCATTCGGATTCCGCGGGCTCGGCAACACTGCTGCGCGCCGACGCGCGCATCGTGGCGCAGATGAATCGCGACGGCGACGCGGACTGGTTCCGCACCACCTTCGCGAGCTCCGGCAACTGGACGATCCGCTCGTTCAGCCCCTCGAACGGCGCGCCGCTCGACGTGATCGGCGAGGTCTACGCTTCGGATGGCCTGACGCGCATCGTCATGAGCGACGACCGCTCGTCCTCCGACCGCAATTTCGAGATGGTGATCCCGGTCACGCCGGGCACGTACCTGCTCAAGGTGACCAGCCATGCGGGCGCCACGGGCGCGTATGGCGTGCAATCCGCCTTCGAGCTTCCGGACGACCACGGCAACACGTTCTCGACGGCCACGCCGCTCGCCCCGACGGGCAGCGCCGCCGGCGGCCTGCAGAGCCGCACCGACCAGGACTGGTTCCGCATCACGTTCGACGGCCCCGGCACGTTCAGCGTGCGCTCCACCGGCACGACCGACATGTACGGCCGCCTCTATCGCGCCGACGGCACGTCGCTGATCGCGGAGAACGACGACATCGTGCTCGGCACCGAGGTCAACTTCCAGATCGGCGCCACGGTCAACGGCGCGGACACGTACTACCTGCAAGTAACGGGCTTCGACGGCGACGTCGGCACCTACGGCATCACGACCACCTTCACCGCCGGCACGGGGGTCGCGAACTACACCGACCTCTGGTGGAACGCGGCGGAGTCGGGCTGGGGCATGAACCTGAACCAGCAGGGCGAGACGATCTTCGCCACCGTGTTCACCTACGCCCCCGACCGACGCAACATGTGGCTCGTGGCCTCGGCGCTCGCGCGCCAGCCGAACGGCTCATTCGCGGGCGCGCTCTACCGCGCCACCGGCCCGGCCTTCAACGCGCAGCCTTGGGGCGCCTATGCGCTCACGCAGGTGGGCACGCTCTCGATCACGTTCTCCGGCCCGGACAGCGGGACGCTCGTCTACACGGTCAACGGGCTCACGGTGAGCAAGGTGATCACGCGCCAGCGTTTCGGTGCGGCACCCCTCTGCACCTTCACCTCCGCACCGCGCACGGGCGCCACGAACTACCAGGACCTCTGGTGGAACCCGCAGGAGGCCGGCTGGGGCATCAACCTCACGCACCAGGGCACGATCATCTTCGCGACGCTGTTCACGTATGCCGCGGACGGGCGCGACGCCTGGTTCGTGGGCGACGCGCTGAAGCGCCAGGCGGACGGGTCCTTCACGGGAACGTTGAGGCGTGCTTCAGGCCCCGCGTTCAACACGGTCCCGTGGACGCCGATCACCCTCGAGGACGTCGGGACGATGACGCTCTCCTTCACGAACGGCACCAACGGCACGCTGCGCTACACCGTGGACGGCGTGGTGGTCGTGAAGCAGATCGAGCGCGAAGTCTTCGGGTTGCAGCCCAGCGTTTGCCAGTAG
- the pssA gene encoding CDP-diacylglycerol--serine O-phosphatidyltransferase, translating to MKRHFSMIRDFHVADFFTLGNAACGMAGVMLAMLFMADASPSHFLAAAAFAPAAFIFDVLDGKIARARNEHSTLGRELDSLADVISFGVAPASLAFAAGMRGGWDAVVLAYFVCCGVSRLARFNVTAETLAEGNEGGKVKYFEGTPIPTSVALTGVLAFACWQGRIGESLYGGAWALGPWTLHPLVLLFALSGSLMISKTLRIPKW from the coding sequence ATGAAGCGACACTTCTCGATGATCCGCGACTTCCACGTCGCGGATTTCTTTACCCTCGGCAACGCGGCCTGCGGCATGGCGGGCGTGATGCTCGCCATGCTCTTCATGGCCGACGCATCGCCCTCGCACTTCCTCGCGGCGGCGGCGTTCGCGCCGGCGGCCTTCATCTTCGACGTGCTGGACGGCAAGATCGCCCGCGCCCGCAACGAGCACTCCACGCTCGGGCGCGAGCTCGATTCGCTGGCCGACGTGATCTCCTTCGGGGTCGCCCCGGCGTCGCTGGCTTTCGCAGCTGGCATGCGCGGGGGTTGGGATGCCGTGGTGCTCGCGTATTTCGTCTGCTGCGGCGTGAGCCGCCTCGCGCGCTTCAACGTGACCGCGGAGACGCTCGCCGAAGGCAACGAGGGCGGCAAGGTGAAGTACTTCGAAGGAACGCCTATCCCCACGAGCGTGGCCCTCACCGGCGTGCTCGCCTTCGCGTGCTGGCAGGGGCGGATCGGCGAGTCGCTGTACGGCGGAGCGTGGGCCCTCGGACCCTGGACGCTCCATCCGCTGGTATTGCTTTTCGCGCTGTCCGGCTCGCTGATGATCAGCAAGACCCTGCGCATCCCCAAGTGGTGA